A single region of the Novosphingobium sp. SL115 genome encodes:
- a CDS encoding ABC transporter ATP-binding protein produces MTSSTIPVITASALTLSLGTGEARVEILRGIDLTVLPGETLALLGPSGSGKSSLLAILSGLERASGGALNVAGADFTALDEDGLAAARRGRIGIVLQAFHLLPTMTALENVATPLELAGQADAMARAEAELVAVGLGHRLHHYPAQLSGGEQQRVAIARALAPAPAILFADEPTGNLDHATGDAVADLLFARAAQAGATFIMVTHDEALAARCGRIVRLADGHIASDSAA; encoded by the coding sequence GTGACAAGTTCCACCATACCGGTAATTACCGCATCCGCCCTTACCCTGTCGCTTGGCACCGGGGAGGCGCGGGTCGAAATCCTGCGCGGGATCGACCTGACGGTTCTGCCGGGTGAAACACTGGCGCTGCTGGGGCCATCCGGTTCGGGCAAGTCCAGCCTGCTGGCGATCCTGTCCGGGCTGGAACGGGCGAGCGGCGGCGCGCTGAACGTGGCGGGGGCGGATTTCACGGCGCTGGATGAAGATGGCCTTGCCGCTGCACGGCGCGGGCGGATTGGCATCGTGCTTCAAGCCTTTCACCTGTTGCCGACGATGACCGCGCTGGAAAACGTGGCAACGCCGCTGGAACTGGCCGGACAGGCGGACGCGATGGCGCGGGCAGAGGCTGAACTGGTGGCGGTGGGGTTGGGTCACCGGCTGCACCATTATCCCGCGCAGCTTTCGGGCGGCGAACAGCAGCGCGTGGCGATTGCGCGGGCGCTGGCCCCGGCTCCTGCGATCCTGTTTGCCGATGAACCCACCGGCAACCTTGACCATGCCACTGGCGATGCCGTGGCCGACCTTCTGTTTGCCCGTGCGGCGCAGGCGGGCGCGACGTTCATCATGGTCACCCATGACGAAGCGCTGGCCGCGCGCTGCGGGCGGATCGTACGGCTGGCAGATGGGCACATCGCATCGGACAGCGCAGCGTGA
- a CDS encoding ABC transporter permease has protein sequence MAWRLARRGLDWRFKGLRLLLVCLVLGTAALSAIGTLTGAIERELATRGREMLGADLEFTLAARMPSVDERAAIAALGDLSEGARLQAMARVPGVETQATPVELKAVDGKWPLYGTFTLQGGKVAGAPQGMTAWIAPGVADRLGVKLGDRLQVGQAVLTVGGVIDSEPDRLAEGFSLGPTVILNRAAMEASGLIQPGSMVRAKLRLKLPAGANAVAMGEDIKARFPLAGYEVRTHEKASPGLDRFVSRMGQFLVLVALAALAIAGIGIGNGVNSYLEARRGSIATLKILGASSRDIARIFLLQLAAASALAILVGLALGVSVTPLLGKALQGLLPIEAGVVIDAGALITAATFGALIAVTFAAIPLARAKTFPAMALMRARVSPLEGGWRGAILPVATGLTGIAALAVFTAPQKLLAASFLGGAAGLFGVLSLLGWGLTKLAARMPKPKGAIARMALANLHRPGAQTSALVVALGFGLAAFVLLAAVQTSLDGNIARRVPTRAPDYFVLDLPPAQVEAFDAVVKAAAPHATVRKVPALRGTIVAYGPATAMTRVADLKDIPENAWPLRGDRGLTYADSLPEGNVLTEGEWWPANYTGEPLVSVDDELRETLGLKLGDRIAVSVLGVERSAKIASFRRIDWDSMGFNYVLVFSPNTLADAPHNLAATISLPEGEKTPQVRRGILSGLVKALPSSSVVEIGPVLGQAREILSQMGTAILAAASVAILAGMAVLAGAIAAARERKTYDNVILRVLGASRRQLLVLLVAEYGLLAALLAGVALVLGTGVAWGVIVWLFEFDWLPDWSRILGVLGAGLVLVMGLAISGSVGLLRTRPAQVLREL, from the coding sequence ATGGCCTGGCGGCTGGCACGGCGCGGGCTGGACTGGCGGTTCAAGGGATTGCGGCTGTTGCTGGTGTGCCTTGTGCTGGGCACGGCGGCGCTTAGCGCCATCGGCACGCTGACCGGTGCAATCGAGCGGGAACTGGCCACGCGCGGGCGTGAAATGCTGGGCGCGGATCTGGAATTTACGCTGGCCGCGCGGATGCCATCTGTGGACGAGCGCGCGGCGATTGCGGCGCTGGGCGATCTGTCCGAAGGCGCGCGGTTGCAGGCCATGGCGCGCGTGCCCGGCGTGGAAACACAGGCGACGCCGGTTGAACTGAAAGCGGTGGATGGCAAATGGCCGCTTTATGGCACGTTCACCCTGCAAGGCGGCAAGGTGGCGGGCGCACCGCAAGGCATGACCGCATGGATTGCGCCGGGCGTAGCGGACAGGCTGGGCGTTAAATTGGGTGACCGCCTGCAAGTGGGGCAAGCCGTGCTGACCGTCGGCGGGGTGATCGACAGCGAACCGGACCGGCTGGCCGAAGGGTTTTCGTTGGGGCCGACGGTGATCCTGAACCGCGCCGCGATGGAGGCATCGGGCCTGATCCAGCCGGGATCGATGGTGCGTGCCAAGCTGCGACTGAAGCTGCCCGCCGGGGCAAATGCGGTGGCCATGGGCGAGGATATCAAGGCCCGCTTCCCATTGGCCGGATACGAAGTGCGCACGCATGAAAAGGCATCGCCGGGGCTGGACCGCTTTGTGTCGCGCATGGGGCAGTTTCTGGTGCTGGTGGCGCTGGCTGCACTGGCAATTGCGGGCATCGGCATTGGTAACGGGGTCAATTCCTATCTGGAAGCACGGCGCGGCAGCATTGCCACGCTGAAAATTCTGGGCGCATCCAGCCGCGATATTGCACGGATTTTCCTGCTGCAACTGGCTGCGGCGTCGGCGCTGGCCATCCTTGTCGGGCTGGCGCTGGGTGTTAGTGTGACGCCGCTGTTAGGCAAAGCCCTGCAAGGGTTGCTGCCGATTGAAGCAGGAGTCGTGATCGATGCTGGCGCGCTGATTACGGCGGCCACGTTCGGCGCGCTGATTGCGGTAACCTTTGCCGCAATACCGCTGGCACGGGCCAAGACCTTTCCGGCCATGGCGCTGATGCGTGCGCGGGTCAGCCCCTTGGAAGGCGGATGGCGCGGGGCGATATTGCCGGTGGCGACAGGGCTGACCGGCATTGCCGCGCTGGCCGTATTCACCGCGCCGCAAAAGCTGCTCGCGGCGAGCTTTCTGGGCGGCGCTGCGGGGCTTTTCGGCGTGCTGTCGCTGCTGGGCTGGGGCCTGACCAAGCTGGCTGCGCGAATGCCCAAGCCCAAGGGCGCGATTGCGCGCATGGCGCTGGCCAACCTGCACCGGCCGGGCGCGCAGACATCTGCGCTGGTCGTGGCGCTGGGCTTTGGCCTTGCCGCATTCGTGCTGCTGGCAGCCGTGCAGACCAGCCTTGATGGAAACATCGCGCGCCGGGTTCCCACCCGTGCGCCGGATTACTTCGTGCTGGACCTGCCGCCTGCGCAAGTGGAGGCATTCGACGCCGTGGTGAAGGCCGCAGCGCCCCATGCCACCGTGCGCAAAGTGCCAGCGCTGCGCGGAACCATCGTTGCCTATGGCCCTGCCACGGCAATGACCCGCGTGGCCGACCTTAAGGACATTCCTGAAAACGCATGGCCTTTGCGCGGGGATCGCGGGCTGACCTATGCCGACTCCCTGCCCGAAGGCAATGTGCTCACCGAAGGGGAATGGTGGCCCGCCAACTATACCGGCGAACCGCTGGTTTCGGTGGATGACGAATTGCGCGAAACGCTGGGCCTGAAGCTGGGCGATCGAATAGCCGTTTCGGTGCTGGGGGTGGAACGCAGCGCGAAGATCGCCTCGTTCCGGCGGATCGACTGGGATTCGATGGGCTTCAACTATGTGCTGGTGTTCAGCCCGAACACGCTGGCCGATGCCCCGCACAACCTTGCCGCCACGATCAGCCTGCCCGAAGGCGAAAAGACACCACAGGTACGCCGTGGGATCCTGTCCGGGCTGGTGAAGGCGCTGCCATCAAGTTCTGTTGTGGAAATCGGGCCGGTGCTGGGGCAGGCGCGCGAAATCCTGTCGCAGATGGGCACAGCGATCCTTGCCGCCGCAAGCGTGGCGATTCTCGCTGGCATGGCCGTGCTGGCAGGGGCGATTGCCGCCGCGCGCGAACGCAAGACCTATGACAATGTTATCCTGCGCGTGCTGGGCGCCAGCAGGCGGCAATTGCTGGTGCTGCTGGTTGCTGAATATGGCCTGCTGGCTGCGCTGCTGGCAGGTGTGGCGTTGGTGCTGGGCACCGGAGTTGCGTGGGGCGTGATCGTGTGGCTGTTCGAATTTGACTGGTTGCCCGATTGGTCCCGCATCCTTGGCGTGCTGGGCGCAGGGCTGGTACTGGTTATGGGGCTGGCCATTTCAGGATCAGTCGGGCTGTTGCGCACCCGGCCCGCACAGGTTCTGCGCGAGCTTTAG
- a CDS encoding DUF805 domain-containing protein — protein sequence MNWMILPYRRYADFAGRSRRREYWMFALFYVLVMVVLNAVFGTNEVERGNGAFVYGSRLVGAGGWIGGLLWLISIVPGLAVTIRRLHDQDRSGWLLLLWLIPFLGWFAILVLMCLDGTRGPNRFGPDPKNPTPADVFA from the coding sequence ATGAACTGGATGATCCTGCCCTATCGTCGTTATGCCGATTTTGCGGGCCGGTCACGCCGCCGCGAATACTGGATGTTCGCGCTGTTCTATGTGCTGGTGATGGTCGTCCTCAACGCCGTGTTTGGCACGAACGAGGTTGAGCGCGGCAATGGCGCGTTCGTTTACGGCTCTCGGCTGGTAGGCGCGGGTGGCTGGATCGGCGGGCTGTTATGGCTCATCAGCATCGTCCCCGGCCTTGCCGTCACCATCCGCCGCCTGCACGATCAGGACCGCAGCGGTTGGTTGCTGCTGCTGTGGCTGATCCCGTTCCTGGGGTGGTTCGCCATTTTGGTGCTGATGTGTCTTGATGGTACGCGCGGTCCAAACCGGTTCGGCCCGGATCCCAAGAACCCCACGCCTGCCGACGTATTTGCCTAA
- a CDS encoding DUF805 domain-containing protein, which yields MEWMLMPYRRYADFSGRSQRKEYWMFVLFSLLVTMVCMAVMFAGGMSLDESGQAAPGILFWLGLVVLVIFAVGSIIPSIAVQVRRFHDQDKSGWMVLIGFIPYVGGLIVFIFMCLEGTRGANRFGADPKNPTNSDIFA from the coding sequence ATGGAATGGATGCTGATGCCGTATCGCCGCTATGCCGATTTTTCGGGGCGTTCGCAGCGCAAGGAATACTGGATGTTCGTGCTGTTCAGCCTGCTGGTGACCATGGTGTGCATGGCTGTAATGTTCGCTGGTGGTATGTCGCTGGATGAATCCGGTCAGGCTGCGCCCGGCATTCTGTTTTGGCTGGGACTGGTGGTTCTGGTGATTTTTGCTGTTGGCAGCATCATCCCATCCATCGCCGTGCAGGTGCGCCGTTTTCACGATCAGGACAAATCGGGCTGGATGGTGCTGATCGGTTTCATTCCCTATGTGGGCGGGCTGATAGTGTTCATCTTCATGTGCCTTGAAGGCACGCGCGGCGCCAACCGTTTCGGGGCTGATCCGAAGAACCCGACCAATTCCGATATCTTTGCCTGA
- a CDS encoding CHAT domain-containing tetratricopeptide repeat protein, translating into MVRMFCVAALAVAIPGAVSAAEANKPVLAVSPARTLADEVRALKTMDTAGKPAEALAKIDAVLARAAKAKGIQRLDLIYAEASRANALFWLDRYDEALGIYHRLEAELDSGKYAMTPDRAELVNNIGSLYSSLGKLDEATRYKARALELTAQTAGKESIEYASALYGMALVDFRRGNPLKAIPLVREALRLARTHADLTGDDVEQPAIFGLSLAALLVQSGDTASSIEPAREAAIYAESHLGEDHRVTMAALNQLGASLNDSGLYAQAIPVIRRTLDLRIKAYPADHPDIAFSLSALGFALDNSGAKDEALPFYERAATIFEKNNDKNNLTIAATATGQVARMAAWRGDKALSLALREKALRLGRERSPSPEHPDVILAEVNLARELISNGRLDDAAPLLAHANAAFEKRSLDSNARRLAGRVFAEDIAARKGDVSGALARTATILAPARTRLLDRATPRAEVTRLAEQYHFLFVQHARLAMQAGDAAQAFEALQLANLGDLQSAMSSFALLRASGTPDAVEATRRYQALAADGARLRRTLNAQVAAGNGEVAEDINRQLAQIDANLRVEDARLAALIPGYSAQTAVEPASLVAAQKAMTSGQAMVLYGQDEEGLVVLAITAQHTAIASSPIAPRALLNLEKRLRGSIDLGLANAGQGAFDRKAAWELYQVLFPQPIRDAIESAPDLRILAMGSLASLPFAALVTQAPQGDDASAQALRRTRWLAVDHAVSVPLGALPLPPRQSARKAQTFAGIGAPVLGKPVQLATRSAPLLRSGDTSATALRQLASLPGAEDELRRMASAFSGQPALLIGRDATETAVKAAPLEQANVLAFATHGLVGGAFRDLVEPALVLTPPDVATEQDDGLLTASEIAKLRLDADWVILSACDTSAGDGEAAPTFSGLARAFVAAGARSLLLSHWPVRDDVASRLTLDTLNGAGKVAVSRAEALRRAQISILRDAKVPGGAHPATWAPFVLVGN; encoded by the coding sequence ATGGTGAGGATGTTCTGCGTCGCAGCGCTGGCTGTGGCGATTCCAGGTGCCGTTTCAGCGGCTGAGGCAAACAAGCCGGTATTGGCCGTCAGCCCCGCGCGGACCCTCGCAGATGAAGTGCGCGCGCTGAAAACGATGGACACGGCGGGCAAACCTGCCGAGGCGCTGGCGAAAATCGATGCCGTGCTTGCGCGTGCGGCAAAAGCCAAAGGCATCCAACGGCTGGACCTGATTTATGCCGAAGCCAGCCGTGCCAACGCGCTGTTCTGGCTTGATCGCTATGATGAAGCGCTGGGGATTTATCACCGGCTGGAAGCCGAACTTGATAGCGGAAAATACGCGATGACGCCGGACCGCGCCGAACTCGTCAACAATATTGGCTCGCTCTATTCCTCACTGGGCAAGTTGGATGAGGCGACCCGCTACAAAGCCCGTGCGCTTGAGTTGACCGCACAAACGGCCGGGAAGGAAAGCATTGAATATGCGTCAGCGCTTTACGGGATGGCGCTGGTCGATTTTCGCCGCGGAAACCCGTTAAAAGCCATTCCGCTGGTGCGTGAAGCGCTGCGCCTTGCCCGCACCCATGCCGATCTTACCGGTGATGATGTGGAACAACCGGCGATCTTCGGCCTTAGCCTTGCTGCGCTGCTGGTACAGTCGGGTGATACGGCATCGTCGATTGAACCTGCACGCGAAGCCGCCATCTATGCGGAAAGCCATTTGGGCGAAGATCATCGCGTCACGATGGCTGCGCTCAACCAGCTTGGAGCCTCACTTAACGATTCCGGCCTTTATGCACAGGCTATCCCGGTGATCCGCCGCACGCTTGATCTGCGGATCAAGGCTTATCCCGCAGATCACCCTGATATTGCATTTTCGCTCAGCGCGCTGGGTTTCGCCTTAGACAATTCGGGCGCCAAGGATGAAGCACTGCCCTTCTATGAACGTGCGGCTACAATTTTTGAGAAGAACAACGACAAGAACAACTTGACCATAGCTGCCACCGCCACGGGGCAGGTCGCCAGGATGGCTGCATGGCGGGGTGACAAGGCGTTGTCGCTGGCACTGCGCGAAAAGGCGTTGCGACTGGGCCGTGAACGCTCTCCTTCACCGGAACATCCCGACGTTATCCTGGCCGAAGTCAATCTTGCCCGCGAACTGATTTCCAATGGCCGTTTGGACGATGCGGCGCCGCTGCTGGCACACGCAAACGCAGCGTTCGAGAAGCGCTCTTTGGATTCCAACGCCCGCCGCCTTGCCGGGCGCGTTTTCGCTGAAGACATTGCTGCGCGCAAAGGCGACGTGTCGGGAGCCTTGGCCCGCACAGCCACAATCCTTGCTCCGGCACGAACACGGTTGCTTGATCGCGCAACTCCGCGTGCAGAAGTAACCCGACTGGCCGAACAGTATCATTTTCTGTTCGTCCAGCATGCCCGTCTTGCCATGCAGGCGGGCGACGCCGCGCAGGCGTTCGAAGCGCTGCAACTTGCCAACCTGGGCGATCTGCAGAGTGCGATGTCCAGCTTTGCCTTGTTACGCGCTTCCGGAACACCCGATGCTGTCGAAGCGACACGACGCTATCAGGCGCTTGCCGCGGATGGGGCGCGTTTGCGTCGCACGCTCAACGCGCAGGTGGCCGCAGGGAACGGCGAAGTGGCCGAAGATATAAATCGTCAATTGGCACAAATCGATGCGAACTTGCGCGTGGAGGATGCTCGCCTTGCCGCTTTGATTCCGGGTTATTCGGCGCAAACAGCCGTAGAGCCAGCTTCCCTTGTCGCCGCGCAAAAGGCCATGACATCGGGGCAGGCCATGGTGCTCTATGGACAGGACGAAGAAGGTCTGGTCGTTCTGGCCATTACCGCACAGCACACGGCCATCGCGTCTTCACCCATTGCGCCACGCGCATTGCTGAACCTTGAAAAGCGTTTGCGCGGATCAATCGATCTTGGCCTTGCCAATGCAGGGCAGGGCGCGTTCGATCGCAAGGCGGCGTGGGAGCTTTACCAGGTACTGTTTCCCCAGCCGATCCGTGATGCCATCGAGAGCGCACCTGATCTGCGCATTCTTGCCATGGGCAGTCTGGCCTCGTTGCCTTTTGCCGCACTGGTGACGCAGGCTCCCCAAGGTGACGATGCATCCGCACAAGCGCTGCGCCGCACGCGCTGGCTGGCGGTCGATCATGCGGTGTCTGTTCCGTTGGGCGCGCTGCCGCTGCCACCCCGGCAAAGCGCCCGCAAAGCCCAGACCTTTGCCGGGATCGGCGCACCGGTGCTGGGCAAACCGGTGCAACTGGCCACCCGGTCTGCCCCGCTGCTGCGCTCTGGGGATACCAGTGCAACCGCCCTGCGCCAACTGGCCAGCCTGCCTGGCGCAGAAGATGAACTGCGACGCATGGCCAGCGCGTTCTCCGGCCAGCCTGCCTTGCTCATCGGTCGGGATGCCACGGAAACGGCGGTCAAGGCTGCGCCGCTTGAACAGGCCAATGTGTTGGCCTTTGCCACCCATGGCCTTGTTGGTGGCGCGTTCCGCGATCTGGTTGAACCGGCGCTGGTGCTGACGCCACCCGACGTTGCCACCGAACAGGACGACGGTTTGCTCACCGCATCCGAAATTGCCAAGTTGCGGCTGGATGCGGACTGGGTGATCCTGTCCGCCTGCGATACCAGCGCGGGTGATGGCGAAGCCGCGCCGACATTCTCCGGTCTGGCCCGCGCTTTCGTGGCGGCAGGTGCGCGTTCGCTCCTGTTGTCGCACTGGCCGGTGCGCGATGACGTGGCCAGCCGTCTGACTCTCGACACGTTGAACGGTGCGGGCAAAGTGGCAGTGTCCCGTGCCGAAGCCCTGCGCCGCGCCCAGATTTCCATTCTGCGCGATGCAAAAGTGCCGGGCGGGGCGCATCCGGCAACATGGGCGCCCTTCGTGCTTGTTGGCAACTGA
- a CDS encoding NAD-dependent epimerase/dehydratase family protein, producing the protein MAAELLAITGATGFVGQAVLEFAARAGIEVRALARRPQEARAGVEWVQGDLNDKRALQRLVGRASVVLHIAGVVNAPDPKEFEDGNVWGTLNVVNAALNAGVPRFVHVSSLSAREPGLSIYGKSKLRGEKIVKASSLDWTVVRPPWVYGPRDTDTLDMFKAARFGFLPVPPKGYASLIHVNDLARLLLALIPGGEDVTHMTFEPDDGTPGGWSHNDIAKAIGMAVGKRVTALNLPAGMLRLGAKLDARFRGKGAKLTMDRVGYMCHPDWRAGAGNQPPPALWTPQVETAMGLHATAAWYREAGWLK; encoded by the coding sequence ATGGCCGCAGAATTGCTGGCGATTACCGGGGCAACCGGGTTCGTTGGGCAGGCTGTTCTGGAATTTGCCGCCCGCGCCGGAATTGAAGTGCGCGCTCTGGCCCGTCGCCCGCAAGAGGCGCGTGCTGGCGTGGAATGGGTTCAGGGTGATCTGAACGACAAGCGCGCGCTCCAACGCCTTGTGGGTCGGGCCAGCGTGGTTTTGCACATTGCAGGCGTGGTCAACGCGCCTGATCCCAAGGAGTTTGAGGACGGCAACGTCTGGGGCACGCTGAACGTGGTCAACGCCGCATTGAATGCGGGCGTGCCACGCTTCGTCCACGTATCCTCGCTTTCCGCCCGCGAACCTGGCCTGTCGATCTATGGCAAGTCCAAGCTGCGCGGGGAAAAGATCGTCAAGGCCAGTTCCCTGGACTGGACCGTGGTGCGGCCGCCATGGGTATATGGTCCGCGCGATACCGACACGCTGGATATGTTCAAGGCGGCACGGTTTGGCTTCCTGCCGGTGCCGCCCAAAGGTTACGCCTCGCTTATCCACGTCAACGATCTGGCCCGGTTGCTGCTGGCACTGATCCCCGGCGGTGAAGACGTGACCCATATGACGTTCGAGCCGGACGACGGCACACCGGGCGGCTGGAGCCACAACGACATTGCCAAAGCCATTGGAATGGCCGTGGGCAAGCGCGTGACCGCCCTGAATCTTCCCGCTGGAATGCTGCGTCTGGGGGCAAAGCTGGACGCACGTTTCCGGGGCAAGGGCGCCAAGCTGACCATGGATCGCGTTGGCTACATGTGCCACCCCGATTGGCGCGCGGGCGCAGGCAACCAGCCGCCGCCCGCACTGTGGACCCCTCAGGTTGAAACCGCGATGGGGCTTCATGCTACGGCTGCGTGGTATCGCGAAGCGGGTTGGCTTAAGTAA
- the proB gene encoding glutamate 5-kinase: MKITQLAHLTDAQTCPRLVVKVGSALLVGKDGAPRREWLTALVAEIAAARAAGQEVIVVSSGAIALGARKLGLAKGGRGSLSDAQAAASVGQIALAGVWAELLGQHGLAAAQILLTLEDLEDRRRYLNVTATLGTLLAAGAVPVINENDSVATQEIRFGDNDRLAARVGQAAGANGVLLLSDIDGLYDRDPRQPGAVRIPVVKGVTAEIHAMATGGSSSGLGSGGMTSKLQAAEIAELAGMALAIIDGQPVSPIGAAMTTDRGTLFLPRGRKQARKAWLGGRMRMRGRVHVDAGAAAALARGSSLLAAGVTAVDGDFQRGDAIAVLGPDGHTLARGLSEYDAAECARLMGHHSREHEDLLGYAPRSALIHRDQMVLL; the protein is encoded by the coding sequence ATGAAGATCACCCAGCTTGCCCATCTGACCGACGCCCAGACCTGCCCGCGCCTTGTGGTGAAGGTGGGATCGGCATTGCTTGTCGGCAAAGATGGTGCGCCACGCCGCGAATGGCTGACGGCGCTGGTGGCAGAAATTGCCGCTGCGCGTGCCGCCGGGCAGGAAGTGATCGTCGTGTCGTCCGGCGCGATTGCGCTGGGCGCACGCAAGTTGGGCCTCGCCAAAGGTGGGCGGGGCAGCCTTTCGGATGCGCAGGCCGCTGCATCGGTTGGCCAGATTGCGCTGGCGGGGGTGTGGGCCGAACTGCTGGGCCAGCATGGGCTTGCCGCTGCGCAGATTCTGCTGACGTTGGAGGATCTTGAAGATCGCCGCCGTTATTTGAACGTCACCGCCACGCTGGGCACGCTGCTGGCGGCGGGCGCGGTGCCGGTCATCAACGAGAACGATTCGGTCGCCACGCAGGAAATCCGCTTTGGCGACAATGATCGTCTTGCTGCCCGCGTCGGGCAGGCGGCGGGGGCGAACGGCGTGCTGCTGCTGTCCGATATTGACGGGCTTTATGATCGCGATCCGCGCCAGCCCGGTGCGGTACGTATTCCGGTGGTAAAGGGTGTGACGGCGGAAATTCACGCCATGGCAACCGGTGGTTCATCCTCTGGCCTTGGGTCGGGGGGGATGACGTCCAAGCTGCAGGCGGCCGAGATTGCCGAACTGGCGGGCATGGCGCTGGCGATTATCGACGGTCAGCCGGTGTCGCCCATTGGCGCAGCCATGACGACTGATCGCGGCACGTTGTTTCTGCCGCGCGGGCGCAAGCAGGCGCGCAAGGCGTGGCTGGGCGGGCGGATGCGGATGCGTGGGCGTGTGCATGTCGATGCCGGGGCGGCCGCTGCACTGGCGCGCGGGTCCAGCCTGCTGGCGGCGGGCGTCACTGCGGTTGATGGCGATTTTCAGCGGGGTGATGCTATCGCCGTGCTTGGCCCCGACGGGCACACACTGGCGCGCGGCCTGTCTGAATATGACGCGGCTGAATGCGCCCGCCTGATGGGCCATCACAGCCGCGAACATGAAGACCTGCTGGGCTATGCCCCACGCTCTGCCCTGATCCACCGTGACCAGATGGTGCTGTTGTAA
- a CDS encoding alpha/beta hydrolase — MSLADSGRRLFLAALAAGGIMAPAIARSRTPRTLQSAGTESLLLRDGHDMAQGRFGVVHYRYNGPGRITGKTPLLCLHASPGSGIGFANFLREMGTDRLTIAADNPGFGLSDRPPHPSTIVDFAGAMSDLIDRLGLQRVDVVGSHTGSATAIELARQRPGAIHRIVLHSALMFTPKEIADYKARLEGSVPGTLNAAADRLPPLWQKFSRFRSELGDTDAWQLFWEMNRDPTHSGWGHDAAFAYDFAATVKTIAQPILVLNPKEGLSPITARIRGVAPNIDVIDLPYGDGLFSGHAADIAPLVRKHLDRKIP; from the coding sequence ATGAGCCTCGCTGACAGTGGCCGCCGTCTGTTCCTTGCGGCGCTTGCGGCGGGCGGAATAATGGCCCCTGCGATCGCACGTTCACGCACGCCGAGAACGCTTCAGTCGGCAGGCACCGAGTCCCTGCTGCTGCGCGACGGGCATGACATGGCGCAAGGCCGATTCGGCGTGGTCCATTACCGATATAATGGCCCCGGACGCATAACCGGCAAAACCCCATTGCTTTGCCTGCACGCATCGCCGGGTTCCGGGATCGGTTTCGCCAACTTTCTGCGTGAAATGGGCACGGACCGGCTGACCATTGCAGCTGACAACCCCGGCTTCGGGTTGTCGGACCGCCCCCCGCATCCCTCAACCATTGTTGATTTTGCCGGGGCGATGAGTGACCTCATCGACCGGCTGGGCCTGCAGCGGGTCGACGTGGTGGGCAGCCATACCGGGTCAGCCACTGCCATCGAACTGGCCAGACAACGTCCGGGCGCCATTCACCGGATTGTCCTTCATTCGGCGCTGATGTTCACACCCAAGGAAATTGCCGATTATAAAGCACGCCTTGAAGGTTCAGTCCCCGGAACCCTGAATGCCGCAGCAGACCGGCTTCCGCCGCTATGGCAAAAATTCAGCCGGTTCAGAAGCGAGCTGGGAGACACCGACGCATGGCAGCTCTTTTGGGAAATGAATCGCGATCCGACCCACTCAGGCTGGGGCCACGACGCAGCCTTTGCTTATGACTTTGCCGCCACGGTCAAGACAATCGCTCAGCCGATTCTCGTTCTGAATCCGAAAGAAGGGTTGTCCCCGATTACCGCCCGTATTCGCGGTGTTGCCCCCAACATCGACGTAATCGACCTACCGTATGGCGATGGCCTGTTCAGCGGCCATGCCGCCGACATCGCGCCACTCGTCAGGAAACACCTTGACCGCAAGATCCCCTAG